A single window of Acinetobacter wuhouensis DNA harbors:
- the gatC gene encoding Asp-tRNA(Asn)/Glu-tRNA(Gln) amidotransferase subunit GatC, whose product MSSSDAQHSAELNAQTVSQIANLARLSLNDTQSAEYAQSLNKILGMMESLKAINTDGVEPLKNPFDNPQPLRPDVVTEENHREEYQAVAPAIQDGLYLVPRVIE is encoded by the coding sequence ATGTCAAGTTCAGATGCTCAGCATTCTGCAGAATTAAATGCACAAACTGTATCGCAAATCGCCAATCTTGCTCGATTGTCGCTTAATGATACGCAATCTGCTGAATATGCTCAAAGTTTAAATAAAATCTTAGGGATGATGGAGAGCTTAAAAGCGATCAATACTGATGGTGTTGAGCCGCTAAAGAACCCTTTTGACAACCCTCAACCTCTTCGCCCTGATGTGGTGACTGAAGAGAACCATCGTGAAGAATATCAAGCCGTTGCCCCTGCTATTCAGGACGGTTTGTACCTCGTTCCACGTGTGATTGAATAA
- the gatB gene encoding Asp-tRNA(Asn)/Glu-tRNA(Gln) amidotransferase subunit GatB, producing the protein MAQAQKAVKPKSNLIDGWEVVIGIEIHTQLATNSKIFSGSSTTFGQDPNTQASLVDLAMPGVLPVLNKEVVDLAIRFGLGIDAYIDQASVFARKNYFYPDSPKGYQISQMDNPIVGLGHIDIQLEDGTVKRIGVTRAHLEEDAGKSIHDQFEGMSGIDLNRAGTPLLEIVSEPDMRSVEEALAYIKAIHTLVRWLGISDGNMAEGSFRCDCNVSLRQPGDEFGTRCELKNINSFRFIEQAINVEIQRQMEILEDGGKIDQETRLFDTVKMETRSMRSKEEANDYRYFPDPDLLPVIIPDAQIEEAKANLPELPKARRARFIADFAVTEYDAHVLTLSREMADFYEAVVTAAGGAAQGKVSANWVMGEFSGALNKANLELHDSPVSAEQLGGMIARIVDNTISGKIAKQVFGFMWDEGKTADEIIAEKGLKQETDTGAIEAIIKEVLAANEKMVEEYKSGKDKAFNGLVGQVMKASKGKANPAQVNELMKKLIG; encoded by the coding sequence ATGGCTCAAGCTCAAAAAGCAGTAAAACCTAAGTCAAACTTGATCGATGGTTGGGAAGTCGTTATTGGTATCGAAATCCATACGCAACTTGCGACCAATTCTAAAATTTTCTCAGGTTCTTCAACGACTTTTGGTCAAGACCCAAATACACAAGCCAGCCTTGTTGATTTAGCAATGCCAGGTGTACTTCCAGTTTTAAACAAGGAAGTGGTTGATCTTGCGATTCGTTTTGGTTTGGGGATTGATGCCTATATCGACCAAGCGTCTGTATTTGCACGTAAAAACTATTTTTATCCTGACTCTCCGAAAGGCTACCAAATCAGCCAAATGGACAATCCGATCGTTGGGCTAGGTCATATCGACATTCAGCTTGAAGATGGTACTGTGAAGCGTATAGGCGTGACACGTGCGCATTTGGAAGAAGATGCGGGTAAATCGATTCACGATCAGTTTGAAGGTATGTCAGGCATCGACTTAAACCGTGCCGGTACGCCTTTGCTTGAAATCGTATCTGAACCTGATATGCGTTCGGTTGAAGAAGCTTTGGCTTATATCAAAGCGATTCACACATTGGTGCGTTGGTTAGGTATTTCTGACGGTAACATGGCGGAAGGTTCATTCCGTTGTGACTGTAACGTATCTTTACGCCAACCAGGTGATGAGTTTGGTACGCGTTGTGAATTGAAAAACATCAACTCTTTCCGTTTCATCGAACAAGCGATCAATGTTGAAATTCAACGTCAAATGGAAATCTTGGAAGATGGCGGTAAGATCGACCAAGAAACACGTTTGTTTGATACTGTGAAGATGGAAACGCGTTCTATGCGTTCAAAAGAAGAAGCGAACGATTACCGCTACTTCCCTGATCCTGACTTGCTTCCTGTGATCATTCCTGATGCTCAAATTGAGGAAGCGAAAGCGAATCTTCCTGAGTTACCTAAAGCACGTCGTGCGCGTTTTATCGCTGACTTTGCTGTGACTGAGTATGATGCGCATGTACTTACGCTTTCTCGTGAAATGGCAGACTTTTATGAAGCTGTCGTGACTGCTGCTGGCGGTGCTGCTCAAGGTAAAGTTTCTGCAAACTGGGTGATGGGTGAATTCTCTGGTGCTTTAAACAAGGCTAACCTAGAACTTCATGATTCTCCTGTGTCAGCTGAGCAATTGGGTGGCATGATTGCACGTATTGTTGATAACACAATTAGCGGTAAGATTGCGAAACAAGTGTTTGGCTTTATGTGGGATGAAGGCAAAACTGCGGATGAAATTATTGCTGAAAAAGGCTTGAAACAGGAAACTGATACAGGCGCGATTGAAGCGATTATTAAAGAAGTGCTTGCGGCAAATGAGAAGATGGTTGAAGAGTATAAGTCGGGTAAAGACAAAGCGTTCAATGGTCTTGTTGGTCAAGTGATGAAAGCGTCTAAGGGTAAAGCTAACCCTGCACAAGTGAATGAATTGATGAAGAAACTGATTGGTTAA
- the gatA gene encoding Asp-tRNA(Asn)/Glu-tRNA(Gln) amidotransferase subunit GatA, whose protein sequence is MTDLHRLSIREMAEGLKSAQFSSRELTQHYLNRIAKIDDRVNSYITVTAEQALAQADAADAALKTGNATALTGVPIAHKDIFCTHGIKTTAGSKMLNNFVSPYDATVVAKGKTDGLVTLGKVNMDEFAMGSTSENPFFGATKNPWNLEHVPGGSSGGSAAVVAADLAPFATGTDTGGSIRQPASFCGLTGLKPTYGRVSRFGMIAYASSMDQGGPMARSAEDCAYLMNVMAGHDEKDSTSINKEVDDYVANLNGTAVKGLRIGIPKQYFNVQGLDADVKARVEESLKKLEDMGATLVEIDLTMSEAYVPTYYLIAPAEASSNLSRFDGVRYGYRCENPTDILDLYKRSRSEGFGAEVQRRILIGTYALSAGYYDAYYVKAQKVRRLIQQDFLKAFENVDVIAAPSAPTTAYKIGANLSPTEMYLGDIYTLAVNLAGLPAINAPVGFDANSLPVGLQLIGNYWSESQLLSIVHQYQQNTDWHTKRAAIAEENA, encoded by the coding sequence ATGACTGATTTACACCGTTTATCGATTCGTGAAATGGCAGAAGGCTTAAAAAGCGCTCAGTTTTCATCACGCGAATTGACTCAACATTATTTAAACCGTATTGCTAAAATTGATGATCGTGTCAATTCATACATTACGGTAACTGCTGAGCAAGCATTGGCTCAAGCTGATGCTGCTGATGCTGCACTTAAAACTGGTAATGCGACTGCATTGACTGGTGTACCGATTGCCCATAAAGATATTTTTTGTACCCACGGCATTAAAACCACAGCGGGTTCAAAAATGCTGAATAACTTTGTCTCTCCTTATGATGCAACTGTCGTTGCGAAAGGTAAAACAGATGGACTTGTGACACTCGGTAAAGTGAACATGGATGAATTTGCCATGGGATCAACTTCTGAAAACCCGTTTTTTGGTGCGACTAAAAACCCGTGGAATTTAGAACACGTACCTGGGGGGTCTTCTGGTGGTTCTGCTGCCGTTGTTGCTGCTGACCTTGCACCTTTTGCAACAGGTACGGATACAGGCGGTTCAATTCGTCAACCTGCATCATTCTGTGGTCTAACAGGTCTTAAACCAACTTATGGTCGTGTTTCACGTTTCGGTATGATTGCCTACGCATCATCTATGGACCAAGGTGGTCCAATGGCACGTTCTGCAGAAGACTGTGCTTATTTGATGAATGTCATGGCGGGTCATGATGAAAAAGACTCAACATCGATCAATAAAGAAGTTGATGACTACGTTGCAAACTTGAATGGCACTGCGGTTAAAGGCTTACGTATTGGTATTCCTAAACAATACTTCAATGTTCAAGGTTTAGATGCTGACGTTAAAGCGCGCGTTGAAGAATCTTTGAAAAAATTGGAAGACATGGGCGCGACCTTGGTTGAGATTGATCTCACCATGAGCGAAGCTTATGTACCAACTTATTATTTGATTGCGCCTGCTGAAGCTTCTTCTAACTTGTCACGTTTTGATGGCGTTCGCTACGGTTACCGTTGTGAAAACCCAACTGACATTTTAGATCTTTATAAACGTTCACGTTCTGAAGGTTTTGGTGCTGAAGTTCAGCGTCGTATCTTGATTGGTACATACGCGCTTTCTGCGGGTTATTACGATGCGTATTATGTCAAAGCACAAAAAGTACGTCGTTTAATCCAACAAGACTTCTTAAAAGCCTTTGAAAATGTCGATGTGATTGCTGCACCATCTGCGCCAACTACAGCTTATAAAATCGGTGCGAATCTTAGCCCGACTGAAATGTACTTAGGTGACATTTACACCCTTGCTGTGAACTTGGCAGGTCTGCCTGCAATCAATGCCCCTGTTGGTTTTGATGCAAACAGCTTACCTGTAGGTTTACAGTTGATTGGTAATTATTGGTCAGAATCTCAATTGTTGTCGATTGTTCATCAATATCAACAAAATACAGATTGGCATACCAAACGTGCGGCAATTGCGGAGGAGAATGCATAA